Below is a genomic region from [Chlorobium] sp. 445.
AGTCAAAGTCGTGCACACCAGTAAAGGTTCAGGAGAAATTATCATAGAGTATTATTCGCCCGACGATTTAGAGCGCATTATTGATGCAATTGGCAATTCCGAGGTTTGACTTACGGCTCATGCTTTTGCGTTTCCTATTGTTTTTTCTCATTCTGACTTTTTGTACTGCAAGGCACGACTGCGCCGCTTTCTTTGCACCTTCTGACCTGCCTTTTAAGCCGACATACAACTTGTGTTTTTTGACTCACACTCCTTTCATACCTGAGCCCACCCAATCTGCGCTTTCACGCCGCGATACGACTGTGCGCGAGACCAAGCGTGCGGCTAACACTCTACCAGACACAGCTACACTCAAGAGCGAACGCTCTGCAACAGTTGCAGCCGACACCAGTACACTTCATGTCAAGCAAGCCCGCATGCAAGACACCGTTTTAGCCAAAGCCGATAACACAGCAAAAGCTGATAGTGTCACCAAACCAGATTCGCTGGCGTGGCGGCTACGTCCCGAACTGGTTGCACTAGGCGCTGCCCTCCTTCCCGGCTTTGGTCAAATCTATAATCGCGCTTACTGGAAACTGCCGATTGTCTATGGACTATTTGCATGGTTTGGCTATAACTACTTCTTGCAGCAACGCCAATACTTGGAATTTCGCCAGCGCTACGAAGAAGATCTTGCCAAAACGCCCACACCTCCAAGCCTAGAAGCGAACCGACGCTTTCGTGAGTTCTACCGAGAGCAACGCGATGAATTTGGCGTCTATATCTTGCTTGTCTATCTTGCCTCAATTGTCGATGCGTATGTCGACGCACATCTCTTCGGCTTCGACATCAGTGATGATCTTTCGCAGCGCGTACCTTTGCCAGCACCAACCATACCAATTTTCACCATCAAGCTGAAGTTCTAAGCATTTCTAATTTGGTTTTTATTTCCTTCTAAAAACTCTAACTTTGCTGTTGCGTACGACATAATTACGCAACACTATAACCGTAACCGTTTTCTGTGGAGGTACATCCTATGACCGCATCACTCGGCGAGCCTGCCTTTAATGAGGCACTCGAGCCGCTTTCCGCCTATGAAAAAGCCACACAAGATGGCGCACTTGATCCTCGCTGCATTCCACAGCACCTTGACGGTCCTCCTCCAATCGGTGATGACATCCAATACCCTAACTACAGCGAAGACGAACATCAAATTTGGCAATTTCTCTATGCGCGCCAGTGCGCTCTTTTGCCGAACCGCGCCTGCCACGATTTCTTGCAAGGCATTACGCTTCTAGGACTTCGTTCAGATAAAATACCTGCCTTAGCTGAGGTCAGTCGCCAGCTGGAACGCACGACTGGCTGGCGTGTAGCTCGCATTCCTGGACTGCTGCACGAGCGAGATTTCTTCAACTTGCTTGCCCAGCGCATCTTCCCTTCAACTGACTACATTCGCGGTCGACACGAACTGAACTACACGCCTGCACCCGATCTCTTTCATGATGTCTTCGGACATCTGCCCATGCTCACTAATCCTGACTTTGCTGATTTTTATCAACTCTTCGGCAAAGCTGCACTTTACGCGCAAGGACAAGATCGCATTAGCCTCGAGCGCTTGCACTGGTTCACGGTGGAGTTCGGGCTCGTCTATGAAGAAAATGCCGTCAGAATTTTTGGCTCAGGTGCACTCTCTTCATGCGAAGAAGTCGAGCATGCACTGTCTGACAAGGTTACAGTTTATCCTTTTGACGTGGAGCGCATTATTCATCAAGACTATGATGTATGGCACTTGCAAGATGTGCTTTTTGTGCTCGACTCGTTTGAGCAACTCAAAACAAGTTTTATGCAGTGGACACACGAGCGTGGGCTGCTCTAAAGTTTGCTCAAAACTCAACGCCTAAGCGCGCAGGCACCCCCTCATCAAAATAATGCTTAACTTTTCGCATCTCTGTAATCAGGTCTGCGCGCTTTTCTACTTCATCCCAAATTTTGTGCCCCGATAAGACTAACTCGCACGGACGTTCTTTTGCTTCATAGACATCCAAGAGTGCCATCACATCCGATTGATTTAGGAGATTGTAGGCAACGGCTGCAAGCGCTTCATCAAGCACAAGCAAGTCCAGCTCGCCTTGTTCGATGAAATGCCTTGCAGCTGCAAGTCCACGCTGCGCTTCTGCAAAGTCCTCATCTTGATTTTTGAATCGGAACGTGCCGTCAGCCATCATACGCTCGCAGCCTGTTGGCACAATTTCAATTGGATAGCCAATTTCTTTGAGTTTGCGCAAAATAAAGCGCTCAGAGTAGTGCTCATTTTGTCCATCGTATCCTTTGTCGAACTGCACAATGGCAACGCGTTGCCCTGCTCCCAGAGCGCGAATTGAAAGACCAATTACAGATGTAGTCTTACCTTTGCCATAGCCGTAGTAGAGATGAATTTTGTGCATGGATTTGAAGGTTGTTCTTTGATTAAAGTTCAGTACAACAAGCCAAAACTCAAGCGAAAGTTTCTTCCGGGCATTGGGAAACTGCGAATGACTTGATAGTGCTCATCAAACACATTATTGAGGTCACACTTTACGGTGATATTCACACCCCAGAGCGTCTCTTCAAAGCGCAGCGTTAGATCGCTGAGCGCATACGGCAGCAGCAGATTCGCCATGATATTTTCTCCTAATTGGTAACGATAGCCGACAAAACTCCACATCCAAGTTAGGGCAAGTTTTTTCCATGATGCACTCAATATCACGGCAGCATTTTCAAACGGCGTGTAAGCGATTTGATTGCCAAATGTGAGCGATTGCGGCGTGATATCCAGTACGGTTTGATATGTGTAGTTTGCTGCAATTGACAGCTCAAGCTCAAAGACTTTTTTGAAGACACTTTCCAAGCGTACATCAACGCCTGTGGCTTCTACAAGCGCAATGTTTTGCATTGACCAGTTAAACGCATCACGCGGCACGGCAAGAATTTTATCAATGGTCAGATTGCGAAATGCATCCACACGCAGCGCCGCATACTGCACAGGGCTCTGATTGAGAAGCTCGTAACCTGCACCAATGTTGATTTGCTCAACACGCTCAGGGCGCAAGTTAATGTTGCCCACACGCGTATAGTAAAGGTCGTTGAAGGTTGGCATGCGGAAACTTTGTTTGTACGACGCACGCAAACGCAGACCTAGTTCTGTAAAGGGCATGTAGGCAATTGAAAGCGTTGGCGTCAGCACTTGCCGTGCAGGGGCAGCTTCGTTTTGCACCGTTGTCTCGCTGACAAATGTCGCTAGCAAATTTGCATCCAAGTTCCATTGTTCTTGGCGCACTTTAGCACCAATGACGGTGTAGGTTGTCCACCGCGTCGGTTTTGAAAATTGCCACAGTGTGGCATCCAGCGTATTGATTGCAACATCACTTGCGGCATTGAGCGTAAGCCACGCTGCAGGTTTATAGCTAAAACTTGCTGCAATATAGCCTTCGCGCTGCATGTAGCGATCATCAATCCCGCCTGTGGTCAGTGCAAGTGGGTCTTGAAACCGCAAATCGTTTTGAGCCAGCTTGGTATTTATTCCAAGACGCACTTGTTCAGAGGCTTCGGCTTCAAGTGAGGCTTGCCAGAATGCATCGCTGACCCAAAGTCGCTGCTGGGAATTTTCAAAGTTATCAATAATAGCGGCATTCGGTAAGCCTCGCTCAGAGTTGTAGAGATAGAGTTTTGAACGCAGTCTCATGCGGCGCGTGAATCTGGCACTAAGGTCGGCTTCGAAACGTGTGCTATGCACATCGCTGTTTTGGCGCTCTAACTTAATTGCCTGCGCCCCATCTTGAAAAATGTAAGGATATCGCCCGCTTGCAGTTTGACGCTCAAAGCTCACTGCGGTCCTCCATGCTGGACTTAGCGTAACAGCAGAACTTAGGCTTGTGCTTACAAAATCAAATGAACCGACTTGCTGCATTGCACGCACCTGAATAGGTCTACTGATTTCGCTCTCATCTTGAGCGCGGCTGATGATACTAAGCAAGCTGGCAGCGGCGTAAGCGCGCGCTGGACTTAAATCATCTGTGGGATTGCCTTGCAAGAGTTCAATGCGAGCGACATTTTCAAGAGAAAACTTTCCTAAGTCAATTTGCCCCGTTTGCGTATCCGACAGCTTGATGCCGTCGAGTTGCACACTGGTATGCTCAGCGCCAAGCTACGCACAGAAATGGTTTTTAGACCACCAATGCCGCCGTAGTCTTTGAGCATGACACTGGGTAGTTGGCGCACTGCATCGGCAAGTGTGTTGGCAGCACTGCGTGCTAACTCTTGCTGCGAGAGTGATTCGTACGGCACAGCTGACTCTGCTGGGCGTACCCAACGCTTCGCCTTGATTTCAAGCTCTTTGACTTCGACAGATTTGAGCGTATCACTTTCTTGCGCAAGTAGGCACACAACTCGTGCCCAACACAGCAGCGTTATTATTGCATAGTTACGGCAACACATATTTTAAATTTAGAACTTTATGCCTACCTACGAAACTTCATTGCTCATCACTGTAGCTTGATGTTATTGTGCATCTTTTGCCATCATTTATCTTCTACATCAATTCAAACTCGAAGACTATACACACATGGCACTTTCGCGTGATGAAATTCTTTCAATTTTCAAATCTACTGGGGCACTGCTTGAAGGACATTTTCTGCTTTCTTCTGGCTTGCACAGTCCACACTATTTTCAATGCGCCAAAGTGTTGCAGTATCCAAAATATCTGACACTGCTCTGTCAGCCGATTGCAGAGCACTTTGCCTCAGCGCAGCTCGATGTGGTGATTTCGCCTGCAATTGGTGGGATTGTAGTCGGCACTGAAGTTGGTCGATTGCTTGGTGTGCGCACGATTTTTGCCGAACGTGAAAACGGTATTATGACACTTCGGCGTGGCTTTGAGGTGCATCCAAAAGAGCGCTGTTTGATTGTAGAAGATGTCGTTACGACTGGTGGCTCGGTGCGCGAAGTGATGGAGATTGTCCATGCAAACGGTGCTACGGTTGCTGGCGTAGGTTTTATTGTCGATCGCAGCAATGGCAAAGTTAGACTTGCAGACAATCAATTTTCACTTTTGCAGATGGATGTCGTAGCTTACAAGCCTGAAGATGTGCCGCCTGAACTTGCTCGTTTGCCTGCGGTCAAACCCGGCAGTCGCACACAGCCGAAACTTACATAATGCTTTGTGTGTCGACATCAATATCCAGACGCACACGATTGCCCCAGCGCTTACGAAACTCTGCCTGCAGTGTGCGGTAAAGTGATTTTGCAAGTCGCATACCATTCTTTTGCTTAATCAAAATTTGGTAACGGAAATTGCCTTTGAGTTTTGCAAGCACCGCTGGCACTGGACCCAGCACATCGAAGTGTGTTGCATTAAGCAGTGGCAAGAGCAATTTTGAAAACTCACATGCGGCGTCTGAGACCTCGCTTTCATGCTTGCCTGAAAACTCAATTTTGACTAGGCGCGAAAACGGTGGATAAAACAGTGGCTGACGGTTTGCGACTTCGTAGCCGAAAAATCGTTGATAGTCTTGCTGCAAGAGCAAGCGAAAAATATCACTCTCTAGGTTATAGACTTGCAAATACACTTCACCTTTTTTCTGAGCGCGCCCTGCACGACCTGCCACTTGTAAGAGCAAGGCATATAAGCGTTCGCCAGCACGAAAATCTGGCAGCGAGAGTCCAATATCAGCAGCAAGCACGCCGACCAGAGTTACATTTGGAAAATCTAATCCTTTGGCAACCATTTGTGTGCCGAGCAAAATTCGTGCTTTGCCTTCTGCAAATTCATGAAGAATTTTTGCATGTGCATTTTTGCGCGAGACGGTATCTAAATCCATGCGTAGAATGCGCTCATTTGGAAAGAGCTCTTGTAGCTCCTGCTCAACACGCTCTGTGCCACTTGATTTGAACGAGAGTTTTTCTGATCCGCACCGACGGCAATGCTGCACAAGTGCCTTTGTCTTGCCGCAGTAATGACAGCGCAGATGATTGTCTTGCAAGTGATAGACCATTGGCACGCTGCACTCGCTGCACATTTCAATCCATCCGCAATCTTCACACTGCACGCTGCCTGCATAGCCACGCCGGTTTTGAAACAAAATGACTTGCTCATTTTTCTCTAAGCGTGCACGAATTTCATTGTAGAGCAGCTCTGAAATCGATGGCGTAATTTTTGTTGCGCGTGCAATGTGAATGAGCTTAAGTTCGGGCATAGCTACAGCATCGGCACGCTTTGTGAGTGTGAGCAATTCATATTTGCCTACCCTTGCATTTTGAAACGATTCCATGGAAGGCGTCGCCGAGCCTAATAAGCAGAGTGCATTTTCAAACCGTGCACGCATCACCGCTACATCTCTTGCATGGTAGCGTGGCGCTTGATCACACTGCTTGTAAGATGACTCATGCTCTTCATCGACAATAATGAGTCCTAAGTTTGGCACAGGTGCAAACACCGTTGAGCGCGGTCCTAATGCAATTTTCGCTTTGCCGTGCTTGAGACTTTGCCAGGCATCAAATTTTTCTCCATCTGACATTGCGCTGTGTAGCACACGCACAGCATCACCGAAATGGCTACGGAATCGTGATGCTGTCTGTGGCGTCAATGAAATTTCTGGCACAAGCACAATTACGGATCGTCCGAGGCTTAATGCTTTCCGGATTGCTTCAATGTACATCCATGTCTTGCCACTGCCTGTTACACCGTAGAGCAGCGCTGTCTTGAACTGCTGCTGTTCCAAGAGTTGATAGAGGCGCTGCACGACAACTTGCTGCTCATCGTTAAACTCGATTTCTTTTCGCTGCTCTGAAAATGATTGCAAAAACTCGCGAGTAATTTGTGTTTTTTCGCTGATGAAAATTCCTTTTTCAACCAGTGCATTGAGTGTTGCTGTGCTTGCTCCAAGTTCATCTGCAAAGGCGCTGGATTTGCCTAACCTCATAAAATTTTGCAGTGCTTCTGCTTGCTTTCGTGAGCGTTTGAGCATCTGCAAAAGTTCTTCGCATTCTGATTCAGAATACAGCTTTGCAAGGCGATACGCTGTTTTGAATTTGGGGTTAGCGTTTTGCACAAACGTCTTTTTGATTTCAATCAGTCCTACACGCTCGAGTTCAGAGAGTGCAGCTCGGATATGCCTCGAGCCCAGTCGACGCTGAAGCTGTGCAACCGTGAGTTTTTTCTTCTCTTCGAGCAGTTGTACAATTCGCCGACGGAGTTCTGTCTTGACTATTTTTTCGTCAGGATGCTGCAAAGCAAATTCACGCAGTGATACCACTTCCTTTGGTCTGATGCGCAGCGCTGAGGGCAGTGTCGCATAAATTGCTTCAATCGGAAAAGAGACATAATACTCTGACATCCACAGCGCCAGTTGCATTAGCTCTGCGGAAAGTGCTGGCTCGCCATTATCAAACACATCGAGAATTTCACCCATCGGTGGCGCCGTAAGTTCCTCTTCTGTAAGGTAGGCGGCGACAAAACCAAGACGCTCCGATTTTGCTGCCCCCTTTCGTCCAAACTCTACCAATACCCTACTGCCGATGCGAACCATTTCGGAAAATTCAATAGGCACACGATAGGCATAGGCACGATCGCTGAATGAATGCTCAACATAGACCGAGACATATCGGTAGCTTAAAGCGCTCATACCTATAGAGAAATTCAAAGTTACTCTCAATCTTGCGGCTTAAAGAGAGCACAATGTCTACTCTCTTGCTTGTTCCAAAACACAGCTCATACGAACTCTACGGATTTTCATGCAAGGCTCTTTATTCAAGTAAGTCGGGCAGCAGTTTGACATTTTTTTGACATTTTTTTGACAAACTCTTGCATCTTTTTTTGCAAGTTTGCAGATGTTTTACAATCGCTTCAAACTTCAAACACAAAACTTCAACTGCACTATGCCCCGCTTGAGCCTGTTCATCTTGCTTTGCTTTGTTTCAACTTCATTTTCAACATCACTGCTTTTTGCACAACCGACACCCAAACCCAAAATGGACAATGATTACCAAAAAGATTGGAAGGCTGTTACAGAAAAAGAAAGTAAGGGCTTACCGAAATCTGCGCGCGAACTTGTCGAGAAAATTTATCTCAAAGCCAAAGCAGAGCGCAATGCACCAGAGCAGGTCAAAGCCTTGATTCATCTTGCCAAATATACAGTCCAAACTGAAGAAGAGGGTCTTGTCAAAGCGATTGTATCGCTTGAAGCGGAAGCCAAGAGTGCGCTTTTTCCTGTTCAACCTCTGCTGTATTCACTGCTCGCGGATTTTTACTGGCAATACTATCAACACAACCGCTGGCGATTTCTTCAACGCACCGAGACAGCACAAATTTTAGATAGCGATATTCGCACATGGGATTTGCAGAAACTTTTTGAGCGCATCACAGCTATGCATAGCCTTGCACTCTCGAGCAAGTCTGAGCTGCAAAAAACACCGCTTTCAGTCTACGATTCCATTCTTGATACTGCCAAAGATTCTAAAAAGTATCGCCCTACACTTTTTGATTTTCTTGCACATCGTGCACTTAAGTTTTACTGCAACGAAGAATCATCGCTTCCTCGACCGACTTATGAGTTTGAACTCACTTCGCTCAATGGATTTAAGCCAGCGAAAGCCTTTGTGCACATAAAGTTTATGACGCGTGATACCTCATCACTCAAATACCGTGCACTGCTACTCTATCAAGACCTAATTGATTTTCATCTTAACGATAAAACGGCTGACGCTTTAATTGATGTCGAGCTTGAGCGCTTGAGTTATGTACGCCAAATTACTTTTCACAGCGAAAAAGATGCAGCCTACGAACAAGCCTTAAAGCAGCTGGAAATGCAGTATCGCAATTCCCCTGCTTCTACCGATGTCCTTTACAGACTTGCATGTTACCACTTCGATCGTGATTCAGAAAAAGATTCGGAGGGCTACAACGGCAAACAACGTGCTTTGAGACTTTGCAATGAAGCCATTCAACGTGCACCAAACTCTCGTGGCGCTATCGATTGCCGCAGTCTCAAAAGCAGGATTCTTGCAAAACGGTTTAGTCTGCGTGGCGAGCTGTGCGTAGCCCCTAATCAGCCCTTTCGTGTGCTAGCAGAATATCAAAACTTCAACAAAGCCTACTTTCGCCTCATCCAACTTCCCAACACGAACACATGGTCTTTTGAGGAGTCTACAGAAAGCCGCATTTTGAAAGCCTTGAAGTTGAAGCCGATTCGTGAGTTCTCACAAGATTTTCCTTTACCGAATGACTTGCTCACACACCGTGCCGAGCTCAAAGTCGATGGGCTACCGACCGGTCGCTATGCATTGCTTATGAGCGCAAGAGCCGATTTCAAGCAAGACGAAAATAAACTTGAGCTCTTAGAGTTTTGGTCAACTTCACTCTCGCTTGTCAAGAGCAGCGGAGATGAAGATGGTGCACAAACCTTTTTCGTGCTTAATGCACAGACTGGCAAAGCACTGGCTGGTGCAACAGCTGAACTTTTTCGAACAGAATATAACTATGCAAATCGCCGCGCACGTCGGCTCAAAATTGGTCAATACACAAGTGATAAAGACGGTAAATTTATCGTGCGCAGCATGAAATATGCGTTCCAAATCGATCTACGCTATAAAGACGACCGCTTCATTGCGCCAGATGAATTCTATGCCTCCAGATCATACATACAGTCAGAACAATCCTCCTACTTTATTTCACTTTTCACCGACCGTAGCATTTATCGACCAGGGCAAACGATTTACTTCAAGGGAATTGTCTTAAGGCGCAGCATAGACGACACAAAGTATGATGTAGTCACAAATGACCGTGTTCGAGTAACCTTCTACGATGTGAATTATCAAGTGATTTCTGCGCTTTCTCTGCAAACTAATGATTACGGTACGTTTCACGGCAGTTTCATTGCACCTACTGGTGTGCTCACAGGCAGGATGCAGATCGAAGCCAAGAGCAAAGGCACGGGCTGCGTCTTTGTGCAGGTTGAAGAATATAAGCGACCAAAATTTGAAGTCTTGTTCAACCCTGTGTCGGGCTCTTATCGGCTAAATGATCTTGTAAGAGTAACAGGCGTAGCCAAATCTTATGCAGGTGCCAATCTTACGGATGCCACAGTTAAGTTTCGTGTGGTACGCAATACGCAATTTCCAATATGGTGGCGCTGGTGGATTGCGCCTCCTACTGTCGCTGCACGCGAAATTGCACACGGCACGCTTCACACTGATGCCAAGGGTGAATTTGTCATTGAATTCCCTGCAGTGCCTGATAAAAGCATTCCTGAAAGTGATGACCCTGAATTTACTTACACGGTCTATGCTGATGTTACTGACCTGAACGGCGAGACGCGCACAGCAGAGACTTCAGTGCAAGTTGGCTACCTTGCTCTGCGTGCCTCACTTAAACTTCCCGATGCAATTGATAAGACCAAGCCCCCCAAGGCTATCATTGAAACACAAAATTTGAGCGGCACATTTGAACCAGCTCAAGGCACACTCACACTCTACAAAGTTCCTGAACCTGCTCAGCCTCTGCGAGAACGGCTTTGGGAAGCACCTGACCAATTGACATTGACGAAAACTCAATACAACGCGCTCTTCCCTGATGATTACTACGCAGATGAAGACCGTATCACGAGCCAAACGGTTGGCACAACGCCACAAGTCTTTTCGTTCAATAACCGCACTGCACCCGAAGCTCTTGAGTTGCCTTTTGCTTCAATGGAATCTGGCAGATACCTTGCTGTACTTGAAACCCAAGACCGTTTTGGTAAGCTGCTCAAGCTCGAACAGCGCTTCACACTTTACTCACCCAGCGATACCAAACCTGCTGCCACTGTACCCTCCTTTTTCATCATTCCTGAAGACAAGAGCTACGAGCCGGGCGAGACTTTCAAATTCATTTGGGGCTCTGCTTACCCTGATGTTCAAGCCTACTATGAACTCGAGCATCGTGGCAAACTCATCAAATCTGAGCTCCTGCAAGCCAGCACCTCACAACAGGTGTATGAAATTCCAATCAAAGAAGAATACCGTGGCAACATCTCGTTTCGCATCTACTTCGTGCATCGCTATCGTTTCTACCAAGAACAGCATACAATTACTGTGCCCTGGACAAACAAAGAGTTGCGTGTCGAGTGGTCATCGTTTCGCAATAAACTTTTGCCCGGTGCTGAAGAAGAATGGTCGCTCAAACTCAGTGGTTCAAAAGGCGAGAAGGTCGCGGCGGAAATGGTCGCGGCGCTGTACGATGCCTCACTTGATGCATTCTTGCCGCATAAGTGGTCGCTTTCACTCTATCCTTACTTTTATGCTCAACGCTATGCCAGCGCCGGCAACGCGTTCAGCGTCATTCAAGCTCAAGGCTTAGAGCTGGACTGGAATCGCTACGAAGATTCTTACTATGCAGAGTATGATGCACTAAAAAACTACGGATTGGAGTTTTTCGGATACCTTGGTCCCTTTGGCCCCGGCCTTGTCCTTAGCTCTAGCGCAGGTGGCCTTGGCGCAGCGAATGCTCGTCGGCAGCGTGATGATGAAGATATGGATAGGGAAACTGCGACGGCGGCGTCCCCTATGGCTGATGACGCTGAACGTGTAACTGCACAGGACAAAAAGTCTGCACCACGTGCCACACCGCAGCCTGCCACCGATTTCAGTGCAGTCAAGGTGCGCAAGAATCTGAACGAAACCGCGTTCTTTTTCCCGACCTTGACCACGAACGACAAAGGCGAGATCATCTTCCGCTTCAAAGTGCCCGAAGCTTTGACCAGATGGAAATTCTTGGGCTTAGCGCATACCAAAGATATGCAGGTTGGTCAGCTCTCTGCGGAGACTGTTACACAAAAAGAGCTCATGGCACAGCCCAATCCTCCACGCTTTCTGCGTGAAAACGATGAGATTGAATTTCCTGTCAAAATCACGAACCTTTCCGACCAAGTGCTTAGCGGCTCTGCACAACTTTCTCTGCTTGATGCAACGACGATGCGACCGCTCTCTCTGAAAGGGTTAGGCGAACAAACTTTCAGCGTAAAGGCGAGCAGCGATGCCGTACTTTTCTGGCGCCTCAAAATTCCTGAAGGTGTCTCCGCTGTACTTTATCGTGCCGTTGCAAAGGCTGGCAATTTTTCAGACGGTGAAGAAAATGTGATTCCGACGCTCACCGATAAGATGCTGGTTACGGAAAGTCTACCTCTGCCTGTGCGAGCCAAGCAAACCAAATCGTTTGAGCTCACGAAACTGCTGCAAGCCTCGAGCTCCAGCACACTTCGACACGAGCGACTGACACTAGAATTTACCTCCAATCCTGCTTGGTATGCGGTGCAAGCCTTGCCGTATCTTTTAGAATTTCCGCATGAGTGCGCCGAGCAAATGTTCTCGCGCTACTACGCCAACAGCATCGCTTCATTTGTAGCAAATTCTTCACCGAAGATTCAGCAAGTCTTTGAGCGCTGGAAAAATGAACAGCCTTCCGCACTGCTCTCTAAGCTAGAGAAAAATGAGGAACTCAAACAAGCGCTGCTGGCAGAAACGCCATGGGTTCTTGATGGCAGAAGTGAATCCGAGCGCAAGCGCCGCATTGCCCTGCTTTTTGACCTCAACACCCTTGCACAGAGTCTGAAACAGACAGAGCAAAAACTTGCTGCTATGCAACTGCCCAGTGGCGGCTTTCCTTGGTTTTCAGGTATGCCTGAAAGTCGCTGGGTTACGCAGCATATTGTTGCAGGCATAGGACATTTGGATAAACTTGGCATTTACAAACGTGCCAAA
It encodes:
- a CDS encoding cob(I)yrinic acid a,c-diamide adenosyltransferase; its protein translation is MHKIHLYYGYGKGKTTSVIGLSIRALGAGQRVAIVQFDKGYDGQNEHYSERFILRKLKEIGYPIEIVPTGCERMMADGTFRFKNQDEDFAEAQRGLAAARHFIEQGELDLLVLDEALAAVAYNLLNQSDVMALLDVYEAKERPCELVLSGHKIWDEVEKRADLITEMRKVKHYFDEGVPARLGVEF
- a CDS encoding orotate phosphoribosyltransferase; protein product: MALSRDEILSIFKSTGALLEGHFLLSSGLHSPHYFQCAKVLQYPKYLTLLCQPIAEHFASAQLDVVISPAIGGIVVGTEVGRLLGVRTIFAERENGIMTLRRGFEVHPKERCLIVEDVVTTGGSVREVMEIVHANGATVAGVGFIVDRSNGKVRLADNQFSLLQMDVVAYKPEDVPPELARLPAVKPGSRTQPKLT
- a CDS encoding phenylalanine 4-monooxygenase, coding for MTASLGEPAFNEALEPLSAYEKATQDGALDPRCIPQHLDGPPPIGDDIQYPNYSEDEHQIWQFLYARQCALLPNRACHDFLQGITLLGLRSDKIPALAEVSRQLERTTGWRVARIPGLLHERDFFNLLAQRIFPSTDYIRGRHELNYTPAPDLFHDVFGHLPMLTNPDFADFYQLFGKAALYAQGQDRISLERLHWFTVEFGLVYEENAVRIFGSGALSSCEEVEHALSDKVTVYPFDVERIIHQDYDVWHLQDVLFVLDSFEQLKTSFMQWTHERGLL
- the priA gene encoding primosomal protein N'; this translates as MSALSYRYVSVYVEHSFSDRAYAYRVPIEFSEMVRIGSRVLVEFGRKGAAKSERLGFVAAYLTEEELTAPPMGEILDVFDNGEPALSAELMQLALWMSEYYVSFPIEAIYATLPSALRIRPKEVVSLREFALQHPDEKIVKTELRRRIVQLLEEKKKLTVAQLQRRLGSRHIRAALSELERVGLIEIKKTFVQNANPKFKTAYRLAKLYSESECEELLQMLKRSRKQAEALQNFMRLGKSSAFADELGASTATLNALVEKGIFISEKTQITREFLQSFSEQRKEIEFNDEQQVVVQRLYQLLEQQQFKTALLYGVTGSGKTWMYIEAIRKALSLGRSVIVLVPEISLTPQTASRFRSHFGDAVRVLHSAMSDGEKFDAWQSLKHGKAKIALGPRSTVFAPVPNLGLIIVDEEHESSYKQCDQAPRYHARDVAVMRARFENALCLLGSATPSMESFQNARVGKYELLTLTKRADAVAMPELKLIHIARATKITPSISELLYNEIRARLEKNEQVILFQNRRGYAGSVQCEDCGWIEMCSECSVPMVYHLQDNHLRCHYCGKTKALVQHCRRCGSEKLSFKSSGTERVEQELQELFPNERILRMDLDTVSRKNAHAKILHEFAEGKARILLGTQMVAKGLDFPNVTLVGVLAADIGLSLPDFRAGERLYALLLQVAGRAGRAQKKGEVYLQVYNLESDIFRLLLQQDYQRFFGYEVANRQPLFYPPFSRLVKIEFSGKHESEVSDAACEFSKLLLPLLNATHFDVLGPVPAVLAKLKGNFRYQILIKQKNGMRLAKSLYRTLQAEFRKRWGNRVRLDIDVDTQSIM